GGCGAGGCGGCGCCTGGCGTTCGTCGCTTCCTGCTCGGTGACGAATTGCGTCACTGCGCCGTCCAGATCGATGCGCGGAGCTCCAGGAATCATCCCGCTCAAATAATCGAGGCCCGTCACATAGACCCAGAGAGCCTTTCGCACCTTCGCCAGATCGAGATCGGGACGGCGCTCGAGGATGTCGCTGTGAATGCCGATCGCTACCGCTGGCCGGCCGCGGACATCGCGCGGCTTGAAGCAGGCTGGAAAGCTCGTCACCAGCTCGGCGAGCACGGCATGACCTTCGCTCGCGGGGATTTTACGGGATCGCGCTCTGCTCTCGAACTCGAGAAGGAGCCGCTCTGCCTGCCCGATCTCTTCGGATGTGATCGCGGCTCGCGCGACGCCGTCGAGATCGACGCGCGGCAATCCGGCGATCACGCTGCGGTAATATTCCGGACCAGCGGTGTAGACCTGCAGAGCCCGGCCCAGCCGGTCGGAATCGATGTGAGGCCGGCGGAGGAGGATGTCCGCTTCCACCCCGATGGCGAGCGGCGGTTGGTCTTTTACGCCATGCGGTTTGAAGCAGGCGGGGAAGGCGTCGATCAATTCATCGAGAAGCGCGCGAACTTCGGCATGGGAGCGTTTTTGCGCCTCCCTGTCGATCGAGCGCCGCGCTTGGTCTCGTCCTTGGCGCTCTGTCGTGTCGGTCATGAGGACCCGTCTTCGAGATTGGTGAAAATTTCAGTGACTGGCCAACCGGTTCGCGCGATCGCGACTCATTATGGTCGAGCGCGTAGGCCGCGCCGGTCCCCGTCGCAATCGCGCGGCGCCGCGAAGGTCAAGCGCCGCCGGAGAGTTTCGCGCGAATTCGCCGTGCATTGCAAGACCGTCCCGTGATCGGGAAGTCTCGATAGAGATACGCGCACCTCCATGTTCGGCTCGGGACGTCTTCCGACACGAGGAGGTCCCATGTTCGCAGTCATATTTCGTCCAACCCATCGCGGCGATATAGCCCGTCGAAATGCGTCCAGGCTCGCAGCCGCTCTCTTGCTGGCGTTCGCCGTCCCCTCCTTCGCCGGCGATCCTGTTCCCGTTACCGAGAGGGGTCTTCCGGAAACAGTGCGTCCGACCTATCTGGAAAAAGGCGCGCCAAAATTCACCTATCCGATCGGCTCGACCGATGTCGGCTCCGGGGGAGGGAATAATCCCGGCGGCGGCAACGTCGACTACACGGCGTGCAGCGGATGCGATCCATTGCATACGATGAACGCTCAGTCGTGGGGCGGCCAGGCGTGCAACGCTGCGACGATGATCGGCGTAAGCTGCGCGTCGCTCGCGGCCACCTGCGTGATGGAATCCAACTGCAGAAACGTTCAGGGAGCGGGTACAGTCTCAGGCGCGTTTCAAATGACCAACGCGACTTATACGGAGACGATCAATCAGGCGGCGGCCGACAATCCGAATGCCGGAATCGACACGAGCCTGGCCGGCAAAAACGACCCCGCCAATCAAGCGTGGGGGGCCGCGCAATACGAATACAATGGCGCCACGTATCTGCAAGAGAACGGTGTCGACAACCCCACCTTCACCGACGTGCGAGGCTATTACCAGTTCGGACCATCGAACTCCGTAGACTTGGCCAATGCTGGGAACGGCGACAACCTCGAGGCAATTGTTCGCTTATCGCCTCAAGCGATGGCGGCGAACGGCATCACGGCAACGACGACGGTCGGCGATTGGCGACAATCCATCGCCAACCGCGTCGGCCCTTCTGCCGGACAGACCGTGCTGAATTAGCCGCATTACGCGAAGGAGAAAGCATCATGACACCATTGTTCAGCTCGATCTTTGCCGCAAGCCTCCTCGTGATCCAGACCGGAGGGGCTGGCGATTTTACTTCGGTGAGGCCGATCGAGGGCTATAAGTGCTTCAGAGTCTACATCCCCGAAGAACGGAGATTTGATC
This genomic window from Methylosinus sp. PW1 contains:
- a CDS encoding ProQ/FINO family protein translates to MTDTTERQGRDQARRSIDREAQKRSHAEVRALLDELIDAFPACFKPHGVKDQPPLAIGVEADILLRRPHIDSDRLGRALQVYTAGPEYYRSVIAGLPRVDLDGVARAAITSEEIGQAERLLLEFESRARSRKIPASEGHAVLAELVTSFPACFKPRDVRGRPAVAIGIHSDILERRPDLDLAKVRKALWVYVTGLDYLSGMIPGAPRIDLDGAVTQFVTEQEATNARRRLAFLRDRIKAARIAAENKVSISVEI